In Corynebacterium matruchotii, a single genomic region encodes these proteins:
- a CDS encoding YwqG family protein — translation MTIMRPDITKIPAQYRDVLTRNARRVVALQLTGVPEKKGAADAAEPTGSRVGGLAFVTDDYPEPRDSDGNRMIFLAQLNLAKLPPLEGYPTEGLLQFFIADDDLLGLEYNKLAGGSGSFVVRLIPASELGRGRLAEASQSEYTPVSGGYFTVDGVLYDQLPNSEDKDFGAVTGIDWYSEDPEIEAMFGSLFEFPQSVYGAGWATFTQEDPRDGDSKLELLFQLDWERDNGVEVMFGDAGVVNFFITREDLTQRNFHNAAYNWDCC, via the coding sequence ATGACGATTATGCGACCAGATATCACCAAGATTCCCGCCCAGTATCGGGACGTTCTCACCCGCAACGCCCGGCGCGTAGTGGCCCTGCAGCTGACCGGGGTCCCGGAGAAGAAGGGCGCCGCCGATGCCGCCGAGCCTACCGGCAGCCGCGTGGGCGGGTTAGCGTTTGTCACGGATGATTACCCGGAGCCGCGGGATAGTGATGGTAATCGCATGATTTTTCTGGCCCAATTGAATCTGGCTAAGCTGCCGCCGCTTGAGGGCTATCCGACCGAGGGACTGCTGCAATTTTTTATTGCGGATGATGACCTATTGGGTTTGGAGTATAACAAGTTGGCCGGTGGCTCTGGGTCGTTTGTGGTTCGGTTGATTCCCGCGTCAGAATTGGGCCGGGGTCGCTTGGCGGAGGCGTCGCAAAGCGAGTACACGCCGGTGTCGGGCGGATATTTCACCGTTGACGGCGTGCTGTATGACCAGCTACCCAACTCCGAGGATAAGGATTTCGGTGCCGTGACGGGGATTGACTGGTATTCGGAGGACCCAGAGATTGAGGCCATGTTTGGCTCTTTGTTCGAGTTTCCGCAATCGGTGTACGGCGCGGGGTGGGCAACGTTTACGCAGGAGGATCCGCGCGATGGCGATAGCAAGCTTGAGCTGCTGTTTCAGTTAGATTGGGAGAGGGATAATGGGGTGGAGGTCATGTTTGGCGATGCGGGTGTCGTGAATTTCTTTATCACTCGTGAAGATTTAACGCAGCGCAATTTCCACAACGCAGCGTACAACTGGGACTGTTGCTGA
- a CDS encoding alpha/beta hydrolase encodes MTTTAKYVGLGLMGEDRFITTPDGRKIRAMIHGNGPTLVVLDAGLGANGFYWSKTYKLLAEKLPNVCIVAYDRAGMGGSDPDPRPRTLAHMADDLDTIIDSFVPRQVFLIGHSWGGTLAQFAAARRRAAGRTITGVMLVDSSTRTNQYSSLKVRTSVALAPPILRLLGRTRLAKLAMFKLGAGLPRPLRNAAIAGSASRTATEAAAAEAELFLSEIDWLSKQPLRLDGVDVCVISGMKGSKIIAKIRRELIAAHQKIAAAGRWVPATKSAHNIPLSEPELIAEQIMNMVDRARVAAAQEPVLV; translated from the coding sequence ATGACCACAACGGCGAAATATGTAGGACTCGGCCTTATGGGCGAAGATCGCTTCATCACCACCCCCGATGGGCGAAAAATACGGGCAATGATCCACGGAAACGGGCCCACATTAGTGGTGCTCGATGCTGGGCTGGGGGCCAACGGCTTTTACTGGAGTAAAACCTATAAACTGCTGGCCGAAAAACTCCCCAACGTGTGCATTGTCGCCTACGATCGGGCCGGCATGGGTGGCAGCGACCCCGACCCGCGCCCCCGCACCCTCGCCCACATGGCTGACGACCTCGACACCATTATCGACTCGTTCGTCCCCCGCCAGGTTTTCCTCATCGGCCACAGCTGGGGCGGTACCCTCGCGCAATTCGCCGCCGCCCGCCGACGCGCCGCCGGGCGCACCATCACCGGCGTCATGCTTGTCGACTCCAGCACCCGGACCAACCAGTACAGCAGCCTCAAAGTACGGACCAGCGTTGCCCTCGCCCCACCCATCCTGCGGCTACTCGGCCGCACCCGGCTGGCCAAATTAGCAATGTTCAAACTCGGCGCCGGCCTACCACGGCCACTCCGCAACGCCGCCATCGCCGGCAGCGCCAGCCGCACCGCCACCGAAGCAGCCGCGGCCGAAGCCGAACTTTTCCTCTCGGAAATCGACTGGTTAAGCAAGCAGCCCCTTCGGCTCGACGGCGTGGATGTGTGCGTTATCTCCGGGATGAAAGGGTCGAAAATCATCGCAAAAATCCGCCGGGAGCTCATCGCCGCCCACCAAAAAATCGCCGCCGCCGGCCGCTGGGTGCCCGCCACCAAATCCGCGCATAATATTCCCCTGAGCGAGCCGGAACTCATCGCCGAACAAATCATGAACATGGTGGATCGGGCCCGGGTCGCGGCAGCCCAAGAGCCGGTGCTGGTTTAG
- a CDS encoding MMPL family transporter: MAKLLYRLGRFCYRAKWIVIIAWLIVLIALGGGSLALGSHYNDVFTISGTKAQKATHLLQKNFPQEKNPVAEAGVTIAFKAPPGERLDSPKNSAAIDKVIKHIQDNLDGLIPGQRFGNPVTKNPELQKFIIETSTSKGLPEENARKDAENLSLVSADGRIGFTSFSVDVPIPADVTTEQRKVIADAMDLGRAEGLEVEAGGAGYGDPIRVEEASEIIGLAVAAIILIFTFGSLVAAGMPLIVAVVSVAIGSLSITLATSLVALNNITPVLAVMLGLAVGVDYALFILFRYRHELSRVKREEAVGIAIGTAGSAVVFAGLTVIVALVALFVANITFLTYMGLAAAFTVAMAVTISITLLPAILGVLGPRVFKGEIKFITHRPRTNPMGERWVKLVHKMPSLIVAVVVFGLGSLTIPAADLHLSLPSDGQSPKETTQRKQAEILYEGFGPGADAQFMVVIDAHTVNPDAEVLQPLIRFQQPPEGSPEAAKFDRKRAAAFATYMYVISKFGNTQDVKHVQLIGASDDGMAAKLAITSKKANIDPATNQLISSLRIKEEEVIAATGVDSGITGLVPVQQDVVNRLSDALPLYLSIVVGLAIVLLLIIFRSILVPLIAGIGFLLSVGAAFGVTVLFWQKGLWGVVGTPGPIIAFMPIFLIGVCFGLAMDYQVFLVSAMREHYTHAHGKGEGNYNGTEASIIHGFAQGARVVTAAAMIMIAVFVAFIGQPIPFIKIFGFALGAGVLFDAFFIRMAFVPAAMFLCGHATWWMPAWLDKILPQLDIEGAKLEQEIEDAFEVASTGRHWKPAGQTDSFPAIKP; this comes from the coding sequence GTGGCGAAACTGCTATACCGCTTGGGGCGATTTTGCTACCGAGCGAAATGGATTGTGATTATAGCCTGGCTGATAGTGCTGATCGCATTGGGCGGCGGCTCGTTGGCTCTGGGCTCCCACTACAACGACGTGTTTACTATCAGCGGCACTAAGGCCCAAAAAGCAACCCACCTATTGCAGAAAAACTTTCCCCAAGAGAAAAACCCGGTTGCTGAGGCCGGGGTGACTATCGCGTTCAAAGCCCCGCCCGGGGAGCGGCTGGATAGCCCCAAAAACTCCGCCGCCATCGACAAAGTCATCAAACATATTCAAGACAATCTTGACGGTTTGATACCGGGCCAGCGGTTCGGCAATCCGGTGACGAAAAACCCAGAGCTGCAAAAATTCATTATCGAAACTTCCACGAGTAAAGGTTTGCCGGAAGAAAACGCCCGGAAAGACGCCGAAAACCTCAGCCTGGTCAGCGCCGATGGGCGCATCGGGTTCACCAGCTTTTCCGTGGATGTGCCCATTCCCGCTGATGTGACCACGGAGCAGCGCAAAGTCATTGCGGACGCCATGGACCTGGGCCGGGCCGAAGGCCTGGAGGTAGAAGCCGGCGGAGCCGGCTACGGTGATCCCATCCGGGTGGAAGAAGCTTCCGAAATCATTGGCCTGGCAGTGGCCGCCATCATTTTGATCTTCACATTCGGCTCCCTGGTGGCGGCGGGCATGCCGCTGATCGTGGCCGTGGTGAGCGTGGCCATCGGCTCCCTGTCCATTACCCTGGCCACCTCGCTGGTGGCATTGAACAACATCACCCCAGTGTTGGCGGTGATGCTGGGGTTGGCCGTGGGCGTCGACTACGCCTTGTTTATCTTGTTCCGCTACCGACACGAGCTATCCCGGGTGAAACGGGAAGAAGCGGTGGGCATCGCCATTGGTACCGCCGGGTCGGCGGTGGTGTTCGCCGGCCTGACGGTGATCGTGGCCCTCGTGGCCTTGTTTGTTGCCAACATCACCTTCCTCACCTACATGGGGTTGGCGGCCGCCTTCACCGTGGCCATGGCCGTGACTATCTCCATCACCCTATTGCCGGCCATCCTGGGGGTATTGGGCCCGCGGGTGTTTAAGGGAGAAATCAAGTTCATTACCCACCGGCCGCGCACCAATCCGATGGGGGAGCGGTGGGTCAAACTGGTGCACAAAATGCCGTCCCTGATCGTGGCCGTTGTGGTGTTTGGCCTGGGTTCGTTGACGATCCCCGCCGCCGACCTGCACCTGTCCCTGCCTTCGGACGGGCAGTCCCCAAAAGAAACCACCCAGCGGAAACAGGCCGAAATACTCTATGAGGGTTTCGGCCCAGGTGCCGACGCCCAATTCATGGTCGTGATTGATGCTCACACCGTCAACCCCGACGCGGAAGTGCTCCAGCCGCTGATTCGGTTCCAACAGCCGCCGGAGGGCTCCCCGGAAGCAGCAAAATTCGACCGGAAGCGGGCGGCGGCATTTGCCACATACATGTATGTGATTTCCAAATTCGGCAACACTCAGGACGTGAAGCACGTTCAGCTGATTGGGGCGTCGGACGATGGCATGGCTGCGAAACTAGCGATCACCTCGAAGAAGGCGAACATTGATCCGGCCACTAACCAGCTGATTTCCTCGCTACGCATCAAGGAAGAAGAAGTGATAGCGGCCACCGGGGTGGATTCCGGTATTACCGGCCTGGTGCCGGTGCAGCAGGACGTGGTGAACCGGCTCAGTGATGCGTTGCCGCTGTACCTTTCCATCGTGGTGGGCTTGGCGATCGTGCTGCTGCTCATTATTTTCCGCAGTATTCTGGTGCCGCTGATTGCCGGCATCGGCTTTCTCCTGTCGGTTGGTGCGGCGTTTGGTGTGACGGTGCTGTTTTGGCAGAAGGGCCTGTGGGGGGTTGTGGGTACTCCGGGCCCGATTATTGCCTTCATGCCGATCTTCCTCATCGGCGTGTGTTTCGGTTTAGCCATGGACTACCAGGTGTTTCTCGTCTCTGCTATGCGGGAACATTACACGCATGCGCACGGCAAAGGTGAAGGCAATTACAACGGCACCGAGGCGTCGATCATTCATGGCTTCGCCCAAGGCGCCCGCGTGGTGACCGCCGCCGCCATGATTATGATTGCGGTGTTTGTGGCCTTCATTGGCCAACCCATTCCGTTTATTAAGATTTTCGGGTTTGCCCTCGGTGCCGGCGTGCTTTTCGACGCCTTCTTCATCCGCATGGCCTTCGTCCCAGCGGCAATGTTCCTCTGTGGTCACGCCACCTGGTGGATGCCCGCCTGGCTGGACAAGATCCTCCCCCAGCTGGATATTGAGGGTGCCAAACTGGAGCAAGAGATCGAAGATGCTTTCGAAGTGGCCAGCACCGGCCGCCACTGGAAGCCAGCTGGCCAAACCGACTCATTCCCCGCCATCAAACCGTAA
- a CDS encoding CsbD family protein: MGAFDEIKGKAKEAAGKVTGNERLEDEGKADQVKSDVADAVKDGANKVVGSFKDDSDK; encoded by the coding sequence ATGGGCGCATTTGATGAAATTAAAGGCAAGGCTAAAGAAGCCGCAGGTAAGGTTACCGGCAATGAGCGCCTCGAAGACGAAGGCAAGGCCGATCAGGTCAAGTCTGACGTGGCAGACGCGGTCAAGGACGGTGCAAATAAGGTTGTTGGCTCGTTCAAGGACGATTCCGACAAGTAA
- a CDS encoding nucleoside deaminase: MCPALRRPGFRVAAEAKMRHALAVPTPLGDVPVGAVIFDPDGNVIGRGSNRREADGDPTAHAEIIAIREAVRNFHDGWRLTDCTIAVTLEPCCMCAGALVAARIGTIIFGAYEPKMGACGSVFDVVRDPQVLYQPQVIGGVLADECAAQLGVFFQECR; this comes from the coding sequence ATGTGCCCCGCTTTGCGACGCCCAGGCTTCCGGGTGGCGGCCGAAGCAAAAATGCGTCACGCGTTGGCGGTTCCCACCCCGCTTGGCGACGTCCCAGTGGGGGCGGTGATCTTCGACCCGGATGGGAATGTGATTGGTCGGGGAAGTAATCGTCGAGAAGCGGACGGCGACCCTACCGCCCATGCGGAAATCATCGCCATCCGGGAGGCGGTGCGGAACTTTCACGACGGCTGGCGTCTCACCGACTGCACCATCGCCGTCACCCTGGAGCCCTGCTGCATGTGCGCTGGAGCCCTGGTGGCGGCGCGGATCGGCACCATTATTTTCGGCGCCTACGAACCCAAAATGGGGGCCTGCGGCTCAGTCTTCGATGTGGTGCGCGACCCACAGGTTTTGTACCAACCGCAGGTAATTGGAGGGGTCCTTGCAGACGAATGCGCTGCACAACTGGGGGTATTTTTTCAGGAATGTCGATAA
- a CDS encoding tRNA adenosine deaminase-associated protein — translation MERNFAVTVARLGSSWDVSTFHDDFSTVDTAVGAVRSLRAESAAFALLCVDDEYFVIVRPTPSGVRLFLSDASMGAVDDFAASILEELDVEVPDIAEEDFADTEGWPEGDFDILVDVGLSEQVLSVIVDESEWWASEQLQRIAEELGFDDALAKAVG, via the coding sequence ATGGAACGTAATTTTGCAGTAACCGTGGCCCGTCTTGGTTCTAGCTGGGATGTCAGCACCTTTCATGATGATTTTTCCACCGTGGATACCGCAGTAGGAGCGGTGCGTAGTTTGCGCGCGGAGTCCGCGGCTTTTGCATTGTTATGCGTGGATGACGAATATTTTGTTATTGTGCGACCTACCCCCAGTGGCGTGCGATTATTCCTATCGGACGCGTCCATGGGGGCGGTGGATGATTTTGCCGCGAGCATTTTAGAGGAATTAGACGTTGAGGTGCCGGACATTGCGGAGGAAGATTTCGCCGACACCGAAGGGTGGCCTGAGGGCGATTTCGACATTCTGGTCGATGTTGGCCTGAGCGAGCAGGTGCTTAGCGTGATCGTGGACGAGTCCGAGTGGTGGGCGTCGGAGCAGCTGCAGCGGATTGCGGAAGAACTAGGATTCGACGACGCCCTGGCGAAGGCCGTGGGCTAA
- a CDS encoding prephenate dehydrogenase, protein MSINEISRPICILGLGLIGGSLLRALAQASQMDSGRDNQHDQGDLVVYGYNRSPSAASTARNDGYDVSNDLIETLQRAEIDKALIVLATPMPAIAGLLDVISEHAPSCGFTDVVSVKGEVYKLVQEYGMADRYVGGHPMAGTAHSGWSASRADLFRRAVWVVTFDHAIDADPSRDWLRLWVDVVHMASKVGAEVIPARVRQHDAAVARVSHLPHLLAETLAIVGDNGGALSLSLAAGSFRDGTRVAGTAPNLVRAMCETNHVALLDALDEALSLLNDARDHLLMEDPSLADLVDNGYRSRIRFEARSGLNKEQSVSPTHISNRPVFRLHPGGPQWVNQLIQAENTGARIEVV, encoded by the coding sequence GTGAGTATTAATGAAATTTCCCGCCCCATTTGCATCCTCGGCCTCGGCCTCATCGGCGGTTCTCTGCTGCGCGCCCTCGCCCAAGCGAGCCAGATGGACTCTGGACGGGACAACCAACACGATCAGGGCGACCTGGTTGTCTACGGGTATAACCGTTCCCCTTCCGCAGCCAGCACCGCCAGAAACGATGGGTACGACGTCAGCAATGACCTTATTGAAACCCTGCAACGCGCCGAAATCGACAAGGCACTCATTGTCTTGGCGACCCCCATGCCCGCTATCGCCGGCCTGCTCGACGTCATTTCCGAGCATGCTCCCTCCTGCGGTTTCACCGATGTTGTGAGTGTGAAAGGCGAGGTGTACAAGCTGGTTCAGGAATACGGCATGGCGGACCGGTATGTGGGCGGTCACCCCATGGCCGGCACCGCGCACTCCGGCTGGTCCGCATCCCGCGCCGACCTGTTCCGCCGCGCCGTGTGGGTGGTCACGTTCGACCATGCGATCGACGCCGACCCCAGCCGCGACTGGCTTCGACTCTGGGTGGATGTGGTGCACATGGCCAGCAAGGTTGGTGCTGAGGTCATCCCCGCCCGGGTTCGCCAACACGATGCCGCGGTCGCCCGGGTCAGCCACCTCCCCCACCTGTTGGCGGAGACCCTGGCCATTGTTGGCGATAATGGTGGCGCCTTGTCATTGTCACTGGCAGCAGGCAGTTTCCGCGACGGCACTCGGGTGGCTGGCACCGCGCCGAACCTGGTGCGGGCAATGTGCGAAACCAACCATGTGGCTCTCCTCGATGCGCTGGATGAGGCGCTAAGCTTGCTGAACGACGCCCGGGATCATCTCCTCATGGAGGATCCCTCGCTCGCGGACCTCGTGGACAACGGCTATCGCTCACGTATTCGATTCGAGGCTAGGTCAGGGTTGAATAAGGAGCAGTCGGTGAGCCCGACACATATTTCGAATCGGCCGGTGTTTCGGCTGCATCCGGGTGGCCCGCAGTGGGTGAATCAGCTGATCCAGGCGGAAAACACGGGGGCCCGCATCGAGGTGGTGTAG
- a CDS encoding GH25 family lysozyme has protein sequence MVQRFKPISDDCHITSEFATGHPGVDFGRDGGSGDQPVFAAQAGLVTHAGAAQGFGGPAPAGWIVIDHPTAAGSGTTVYGSIIAEVAEGEWVRAGQRIARINPDPNTNGGTAPHLHFQVHPFVWQPGSQIDPVAWLDDAPAPTPAQSNPPICYGVDLSNHQPDINLKTIAEEGFEFAILKATEGTWLDPCFQQHYSAAREAGLHTAAYAYVRSETSPQEHVDALDNVVRAAAGDMSVPICLDIESGSGTDPNHWRAIHDEFTSRGYRVILTYLPRWYWQQVGSPDLADTGLPPLWSSHYVEPQQGYASAIYQRAGTGGWRSYGGLLVDLWQFSSEATVAGHAIDVNAYLGDPRDLFG, from the coding sequence ATGGTTCAGCGTTTCAAACCAATATCAGACGACTGCCACATCACCAGCGAATTCGCCACGGGCCACCCGGGCGTGGACTTCGGTAGAGACGGCGGCTCCGGCGACCAACCTGTTTTCGCAGCTCAGGCCGGGCTCGTAACCCACGCCGGTGCCGCGCAAGGATTCGGCGGACCCGCGCCCGCAGGCTGGATTGTGATCGACCATCCCACCGCGGCAGGCAGCGGCACCACCGTCTACGGCAGCATCATCGCCGAAGTTGCGGAAGGCGAGTGGGTGCGCGCCGGCCAACGCATCGCCCGCATCAACCCCGACCCTAACACCAACGGCGGCACCGCGCCCCACCTGCACTTCCAAGTACACCCATTTGTGTGGCAGCCCGGCTCGCAAATCGACCCTGTTGCTTGGCTTGACGACGCCCCCGCGCCGACCCCCGCGCAAAGTAACCCGCCAATCTGCTACGGTGTGGACCTCTCCAACCACCAGCCGGACATCAACCTGAAGACCATAGCCGAAGAAGGATTCGAATTTGCCATCCTTAAGGCCACGGAGGGAACCTGGCTAGATCCCTGCTTCCAACAGCACTATTCCGCAGCCCGGGAGGCCGGGCTCCACACCGCTGCCTATGCGTACGTACGTTCGGAAACCAGTCCGCAGGAACACGTCGATGCCCTCGATAATGTCGTTCGGGCCGCCGCCGGTGACATGAGCGTACCCATCTGCCTCGATATCGAGTCGGGCTCCGGCACAGACCCAAACCATTGGCGGGCCATCCACGACGAGTTCACCAGCCGAGGCTACCGGGTCATCCTCACCTACCTGCCCCGCTGGTATTGGCAGCAGGTCGGCAGCCCCGATCTTGCTGACACTGGCCTGCCGCCCCTGTGGTCCTCCCACTATGTCGAACCCCAGCAGGGATACGCCTCCGCCATTTACCAACGTGCCGGCACCGGCGGGTGGCGCAGCTACGGCGGGCTGCTTGTTGACCTGTGGCAGTTCTCCTCCGAGGCCACGGTTGCCGGTCACGCCATTGATGTCAACGCCTACCTGGGGGATCCCCGCGACCTGTTCGGGTGA
- a CDS encoding FAD-binding and (Fe-S)-binding domain-containing protein, with protein MSVSATVTTSRSLLSEGNAAALAALRDALGSGATVSDRELDRMALAVDASHYLHAPDAVMRARSAADVGIAMRVAAQMNWPLTFRGGGTSLCGQALSEGLTVDARRHFRNMEVLDDGRRVRVQPGLTVTQVNAALARYGTKLGPDPASSIACTIGGMIANNSSGMTCGTTANAYRTLESMTIALPSGTVVNTADPNADDILRSHEPELVGVLERLRDTLRGDKYRADIERRYAIKNTMGYGINSFLDYDTPAKILEHLMIGSEGTLGFVAEAIFRTVPVPKRTATGLLMFDSLDAATEALPQIVYSGAEVVELIDAASIRAMGPDASSVLPKGFKVGEHASLLVEYQAMDDDGIAERIATGEKTFAQLGGLSTPPEMTGDVKRRNQMWVMRNGLYTKIMRNRPQGTMALLEDIAVPMEKLGGVCTDLQELFDKHHYDGAVIFGHAKYGNIHFLVTEDFAGEESLNRYDQFTEDMVDLVLREQGTLKAEHGTGRIMSPFVQRQYGDDLYQAMVDVKDACDPNRILNPGTIITDDPQLHLKYIKPTETVRDIIDDCVECGYCEPVCPSQHLTTTPRQRIVIQRAIAACEASGAYDLAERLKAQEVYDVVQTCAVDGMCQTACPVNINTGDLIRAKRRETQSETLDKGWKVAAEHWDMLLRSASVGMHMAHALPTAPLRGMLGIARKVTSDDIVPTLTKEMPGGGKLRTVQPAPNPDAIFLPACVGSMFKTDHACGQGVEAAVRQLAAVAGRTLSTPQGVRDLCCGTPWKSKGLAQGYEVMKNKLTKWVVDNTLNGQIPLVCDNVSCTEGIIIALENAGVTGITVMDATEWVATNVAPMLPPVIRARKAAVHPTCSSTHLGVNDALMMLAGLVAEECVVPDGWRCCGFAGDRGMLHEELTATATHDEARSVRNDDFDLFLSCNRTCEIGMTRATGKKYVHVLEELAARVAE; from the coding sequence ATGTCCGTCTCTGCTACCGTTACCACATCCCGTTCGCTGCTCTCCGAAGGCAACGCCGCCGCACTCGCCGCACTCCGCGACGCCCTCGGCAGCGGCGCCACCGTCAGCGACCGGGAACTCGACCGCATGGCCCTCGCGGTCGACGCATCCCACTACCTGCACGCCCCCGACGCTGTGATGCGGGCCCGATCCGCCGCCGACGTGGGCATTGCCATGCGGGTCGCCGCCCAAATGAACTGGCCGCTCACCTTCCGCGGCGGCGGTACCAGCCTGTGTGGCCAGGCTCTCTCCGAAGGGCTCACCGTGGACGCCCGCCGGCACTTCCGAAACATGGAAGTCCTCGACGATGGCCGCCGCGTGCGTGTGCAACCCGGCCTCACCGTCACCCAGGTCAACGCCGCGCTGGCGCGCTACGGCACCAAACTGGGGCCCGACCCAGCCTCATCAATCGCCTGCACCATCGGCGGCATGATTGCCAACAACTCATCTGGCATGACCTGCGGCACTACCGCCAATGCTTACCGCACCCTGGAATCCATGACCATCGCCCTCCCCAGCGGCACCGTGGTCAACACCGCCGACCCCAACGCCGACGACATCCTGCGCTCGCACGAACCCGAACTGGTCGGCGTGCTCGAACGACTCCGCGACACTCTCCGCGGCGACAAATACCGTGCCGACATCGAACGCCGCTACGCCATCAAAAACACCATGGGCTACGGCATTAACTCCTTCCTCGACTACGACACGCCCGCGAAAATCCTCGAACACCTCATGATCGGGTCCGAAGGCACCCTGGGATTTGTTGCCGAAGCAATCTTCCGCACCGTCCCCGTGCCCAAGCGCACCGCCACCGGCCTGCTCATGTTCGACTCGCTCGACGCCGCCACCGAAGCCCTGCCGCAAATCGTGTACTCCGGCGCCGAAGTCGTTGAGCTTATCGACGCCGCCTCCATCCGGGCAATGGGCCCCGACGCATCCTCCGTCCTCCCCAAGGGCTTCAAGGTGGGCGAACACGCCTCCCTGCTCGTCGAATACCAGGCCATGGATGACGACGGCATCGCCGAACGCATCGCCACCGGCGAAAAAACCTTCGCCCAACTCGGTGGGCTCTCCACCCCGCCTGAAATGACCGGCGACGTCAAACGCCGCAACCAAATGTGGGTCATGCGCAACGGACTCTACACCAAGATCATGCGCAACCGCCCCCAAGGCACCATGGCCCTGCTGGAAGACATTGCCGTCCCCATGGAAAAACTCGGCGGAGTCTGCACCGACCTGCAAGAACTCTTCGACAAACACCACTATGACGGCGCCGTCATCTTCGGACACGCCAAATACGGCAACATCCACTTCCTCGTCACCGAGGACTTCGCCGGTGAAGAATCCCTTAACCGCTACGACCAATTCACCGAAGACATGGTGGACCTCGTGCTCCGGGAACAAGGCACCCTCAAGGCCGAGCACGGCACCGGCCGAATCATGTCCCCCTTCGTGCAACGCCAATACGGTGACGACCTCTACCAGGCCATGGTTGACGTCAAAGACGCCTGCGACCCCAACCGCATCCTCAACCCGGGCACCATCATCACCGACGACCCGCAGCTGCACCTCAAATACATCAAACCCACCGAAACCGTCCGAGACATCATCGACGACTGCGTGGAATGCGGCTACTGCGAACCCGTCTGCCCCTCCCAACACCTGACCACCACACCCCGGCAGCGGATCGTCATCCAACGCGCCATCGCCGCCTGCGAAGCCTCCGGGGCCTATGACCTGGCGGAACGGCTCAAAGCCCAAGAGGTATATGATGTGGTCCAAACCTGTGCCGTGGATGGCATGTGCCAGACCGCCTGTCCGGTGAATATCAACACCGGTGACCTGATCCGGGCAAAGCGCCGGGAAACCCAAAGCGAAACCCTGGACAAGGGCTGGAAAGTCGCCGCCGAGCACTGGGATATGCTTCTGCGGAGCGCGTCGGTAGGCATGCACATGGCACATGCGCTGCCAACCGCACCATTGCGCGGCATGCTGGGCATCGCCCGCAAGGTGACCAGCGACGATATCGTGCCTACCCTCACCAAGGAAATGCCGGGTGGCGGGAAGCTGCGCACGGTGCAGCCGGCGCCAAACCCGGACGCGATCTTCCTGCCGGCCTGCGTGGGCTCTATGTTTAAGACCGACCACGCCTGCGGGCAAGGCGTTGAGGCGGCTGTTCGGCAACTTGCTGCCGTTGCGGGGCGCACGCTCAGTACTCCGCAGGGCGTGCGGGATCTCTGCTGCGGCACCCCCTGGAAGTCGAAGGGGCTGGCGCAAGGCTATGAAGTGATGAAAAACAAGCTCACAAAGTGGGTGGTGGACAACACCCTCAACGGGCAAATCCCCCTGGTGTGCGACAACGTGTCCTGCACCGAAGGCATCATTATCGCCCTGGAAAACGCCGGGGTGACCGGAATCACCGTGATGGATGCCACGGAATGGGTGGCAACGAATGTGGCCCCCATGCTGCCGCCGGTGATTCGGGCCCGCAAAGCTGCGGTGCACCCAACCTGTTCCTCCACGCACCTGGGGGTCAACGACGCCCTCATGATGCTCGCCGGGCTCGTTGCCGAAGAATGCGTGGTTCCCGACGGGTGGCGGTGCTGTGGTTTCGCCGGCGACCGGGGCATGCTCCACGAAGAGCTCACCGCCACCGCCACCCATGACGAGGCCCGCTCGGTTCGCAACGACGACTTCGACCTGTTCCTCTCCTGCAACCGGACCTGCGAAATCGGCATGACCCGCGCCACCGGGAAGAAATACGTCCATGTGCTGGAAGAACTAGCTGCCCGCGTCGCTGAATAA